One segment of Setaria viridis chromosome 4, Setaria_viridis_v4.0, whole genome shotgun sequence DNA contains the following:
- the LOC117853457 gene encoding chaperone protein dnaJ 11, chloroplastic, whose product MAGAVPLVAPPALAAAGSLYEALRVGRAATPVEIKAAYRAMAKRLHPDASRASGAAAPAAFLEIRRAYETLSDPDARARYDRSLGMPHHRPVLAAGGVRVRRWETDQCW is encoded by the coding sequence ATGGCGGGAGCCGTGCCCCTGGtagcgccgccggcgctggcagCGGCGGGGAGCCTGTACGAGGCACTGCGGGTGGGGCGCGCCGCGACGCCGGTGGAGATCAAGGCCGCGTACCGCGCCATGGCCAAGCGCCTCCACCCGGATGCCTCCCGCGCGTCgggggcggccgcgccggcggcgttccTCGAGATCCGGCGCGCGTACGAGACGCTGTCGGACCCGGACGCCCGGGCGCGCTACGACCGCTCGCTCGGGATGCCCCACCACCGGCCGgtcctggccgccggcggcgtgcgggtGCGGAGGTGGGAGACGGACCAGTGCTGGTAG